In a single window of the Streptacidiphilus sp. P02-A3a genome:
- a CDS encoding HD domain-containing protein, whose amino-acid sequence MPRTLTLADVDALAAEAHAGQVDRIGVPYVEHVRAVARGLAPFGAGLQMAGLLHDVLEDTGTTAPALLAAGVPPTVVDIVQRVTNRPGVPYRDMLRSAAEHYAACLLKISDNADNSDPSRTAQLPPDTAERLAAKYAQARTVLWPAVPYEDTAAVLRIVNPTLLTELGSVHGRSE is encoded by the coding sequence ATGCCGCGCACGCTCACCCTCGCCGACGTCGACGCCCTGGCCGCCGAAGCCCACGCCGGGCAGGTCGACCGGATCGGCGTCCCCTACGTCGAGCACGTCCGCGCCGTCGCCCGCGGCCTCGCCCCCTTCGGTGCGGGCCTGCAGATGGCCGGACTGCTGCACGACGTGCTGGAGGACACCGGCACCACCGCGCCCGCGCTGCTGGCCGCGGGGGTGCCGCCGACGGTCGTCGACATCGTCCAGCGGGTGACCAACCGCCCGGGCGTGCCCTACCGGGACATGCTCCGCTCGGCCGCCGAGCACTACGCGGCCTGCCTCCTCAAGATCTCCGACAACGCCGACAACAGCGACCCGTCGCGGACCGCCCAGCTGCCCCCGGACACCGCCGAGCGCCTCGCCGCCAAGTACGCCCAGGCCCGTACCGTCCTGTGGCCGGCCGTCCCGTACGAGGACACCGCCGCCGTCCTCCGCATCGTCAACCCCACCCTCCTCACCGAACTGGGCTCCGTGCACGGACGAAGCGAGTAG
- a CDS encoding PaaI family thioesterase, with product MTAPEPVELPWLREPRFRCFGCSPRNPIGLALEMHRLDDGRLAAEATFSEDYASYPGVVHGGIVGVLVDELMGDLIALDRGLLAFSVTLRTKFLRPLRTGHPYRALARISREGNGLLHTEADVLGPDGQAHVMATASYQPISSPQAEDHLELGPQDRDRLAHYFDHAIG from the coding sequence GTGACCGCGCCGGAACCGGTCGAACTGCCCTGGCTGCGCGAGCCCCGGTTCCGCTGCTTCGGCTGCTCCCCGCGCAACCCCATCGGCCTGGCCCTGGAGATGCACCGGCTGGACGACGGGCGGCTGGCCGCCGAGGCGACCTTCAGCGAGGACTACGCCTCCTACCCCGGCGTCGTGCACGGCGGCATCGTCGGGGTACTGGTGGACGAGCTGATGGGCGACCTGATCGCGCTGGACCGCGGCCTGCTGGCGTTCTCGGTCACCCTGCGCACCAAGTTCCTGCGCCCGCTGCGCACCGGCCACCCCTACCGGGCCCTGGCCCGGATCAGCCGCGAGGGCAACGGCCTGCTGCACACCGAGGCCGACGTGCTGGGCCCCGACGGGCAGGCGCACGTCATGGCGACCGCCTCCTATCAGCCGATCAGCTCACCGCAGGCCGAGGACCACCTGGAGCTCGGACCCCAGGACCGCGACCGGCTCGCCCACTACTTCGACCATGCGATTGGATGA
- a CDS encoding YrhB domain-containing protein translates to MSASLDPTRRAREWLRGMYGRVAELASDQPVAETGQAWWFGVRVLPQPGYPSTAMLNASLIVPKDGAPPFHPANADPWGDVGDLAADPRPRVRERWSARANARGCVVSVDATLNGGQATALPWQPAHEAPGWWGRLLRRHFTGADIAVCADWNEVIAKVDAGGADTRGVLWVRRELGGQEATGHLLYALNDGNRVLLLDGQTGGLARLDAAGIRKLTLARFHRPRGVTPPARPVPEWRLPAPDLAAAVRKAGGWLHEAYRGQAALVAPGVEDDLGRGWLFACNSRALLAGGDWWQGMLDCAVVVPKDDGAPFGLPNTDPWGWLQRWCAGGTPGTAGLEPPPAPGEAAWFQPTLSTLGPVLDSAVFGDWPSALSLLARTPVGVRSLVWLRRRDRRGRETVGRLLTAAQTELGLVLLDPMREGPAELDTEGVLAVHLIRYR, encoded by the coding sequence TTGAGCGCGTCGCTCGACCCCACGCGCCGGGCGCGGGAGTGGCTGCGTGGCATGTACGGTCGGGTGGCGGAGCTCGCGTCCGACCAGCCGGTGGCGGAGACCGGGCAGGCCTGGTGGTTCGGCGTCCGGGTGCTGCCGCAGCCCGGCTATCCGAGCACCGCGATGCTCAACGCCTCACTGATCGTCCCCAAGGACGGCGCCCCGCCGTTCCATCCGGCGAACGCCGACCCCTGGGGTGACGTCGGCGACCTGGCGGCGGACCCCCGGCCGCGGGTCCGCGAGCGGTGGAGCGCGCGGGCCAACGCGCGCGGTTGCGTGGTGTCCGTGGACGCCACGCTCAACGGTGGACAGGCGACGGCCCTGCCGTGGCAGCCCGCGCACGAGGCTCCCGGTTGGTGGGGCCGTCTGCTGCGCCGCCACTTCACCGGGGCGGACATCGCCGTCTGCGCCGACTGGAACGAGGTGATCGCCAAGGTCGACGCGGGCGGCGCCGACACCCGGGGGGTGCTCTGGGTGCGCCGGGAACTGGGCGGGCAGGAGGCCACCGGGCACCTGCTCTACGCCCTCAACGACGGGAACCGGGTGCTGCTGCTGGACGGCCAGACGGGTGGACTGGCCCGGCTGGACGCCGCCGGGATCCGTAAGCTCACCCTCGCCCGCTTCCATCGCCCACGGGGCGTGACGCCCCCGGCCCGGCCCGTCCCCGAGTGGCGCCTACCCGCCCCCGATCTCGCCGCGGCCGTGCGCAAGGCCGGTGGTTGGCTGCACGAGGCGTACCGGGGGCAGGCGGCCCTGGTCGCGCCCGGCGTCGAGGACGACCTCGGCCGGGGCTGGCTGTTCGCCTGCAACAGCCGCGCGCTGCTGGCCGGTGGTGACTGGTGGCAGGGGATGCTGGACTGCGCCGTGGTGGTGCCCAAGGACGACGGCGCGCCCTTCGGGCTGCCGAACACCGATCCGTGGGGCTGGCTGCAACGGTGGTGCGCGGGTGGGACTCCCGGAACCGCGGGGCTGGAGCCGCCCCCGGCGCCGGGGGAGGCGGCGTGGTTCCAGCCGACCCTGAGCACCCTCGGGCCGGTCCTGGACAGCGCGGTGTTCGGCGACTGGCCCAGCGCGCTGAGCCTGCTGGCCCGGACCCCGGTCGGCGTGAGGTCCCTGGTCTGGCTGCGTCGGCGGGACCGCCGCGGCCGGGAGACCGTGGGCCGCCTGCTGACCGCCGCCCAGACCGAGTTGGGCCTGGTCCTGCTGGACCCGATGCGGGAGGGGCCGGCCGAACTCGACACCGAGGGGGTACTCGCCGTTCACCTCATCCGGTACCGCTGA
- a CDS encoding nitric oxide synthase oxygenase, translating to MKFPPLRTAFARSRAAVPRAAVPRAAVPGETAPDAVRSAAQAFLLQFARENPGVDGIERRLREVRAEIGATGTYQHTAPELTFGARVAWRNAARCIGRLYWNSMTVRDLRHLRTSDEVAEECVEHLRLATNGGRIRPLISVFAPDRPDRRTTRLLNEQLIRYADDPRSRQRTALARELGWKGGDKDFDVLPLLTQTAPGRKPRFHELPEQAVLEIPLTHPHQPRFAALGLRWYAVPAICDMSLEIGGVSYPTAPFNGWYLGTEIGARNLGDTDRYDLLPAVAELFQLDTGDDRTLWKDRALVELNLAVLHSYQRAGVTMADHHTESARFLNHIERENRHGRSVAADWSWIVPPISASATPVFHRYYDPPGGPERGPAFVHNPRRWDPS from the coding sequence GTGAAGTTCCCTCCACTGCGTACCGCCTTCGCCCGCTCCCGAGCAGCGGTCCCCCGAGCAGCGGTCCCCCGGGCAGCGGTCCCCGGGGAGACCGCCCCCGACGCGGTCCGGTCCGCCGCGCAGGCCTTCCTGCTCCAGTTCGCCCGGGAGAACCCCGGGGTGGACGGGATCGAGCGGCGGCTGCGGGAGGTCCGGGCGGAGATCGGCGCCACCGGTACGTACCAGCACACCGCGCCGGAGCTGACCTTCGGGGCGCGGGTCGCCTGGCGCAACGCGGCCCGCTGCATCGGGCGGCTCTACTGGAACAGCATGACCGTGCGCGACCTGCGGCACCTGCGTACCTCCGACGAGGTCGCCGAGGAGTGCGTCGAGCATCTGCGGCTGGCCACCAACGGCGGCCGGATCCGCCCGCTGATCAGCGTGTTCGCGCCGGACCGGCCGGACCGGCGGACCACCCGGCTGCTGAACGAGCAGCTGATCCGCTACGCCGACGACCCGCGCAGCCGCCAACGCACGGCGCTGGCCCGGGAACTGGGCTGGAAGGGCGGGGACAAGGACTTCGACGTGCTGCCGCTGCTGACCCAGACCGCACCCGGCCGCAAACCCCGGTTCCACGAACTGCCGGAGCAGGCGGTGCTGGAGATACCGCTGACCCATCCGCACCAGCCCCGCTTCGCCGCACTCGGCCTGCGCTGGTACGCGGTGCCCGCGATCTGCGACATGTCGCTGGAGATCGGCGGCGTGAGCTACCCCACCGCGCCGTTCAACGGCTGGTACCTGGGCACCGAGATCGGCGCCCGCAACCTGGGCGACACCGACCGGTACGACCTGCTGCCCGCCGTCGCCGAGCTGTTCCAACTCGACACCGGCGACGACCGGACGCTGTGGAAGGACCGCGCCCTGGTCGAGCTCAACCTGGCCGTCCTGCACTCCTACCAGCGGGCCGGGGTGACCATGGCCGACCACCACACCGAGTCGGCGCGGTTCCTGAACCACATCGAGCGCGAGAACCGGCACGGCCGCTCGGTCGCCGCCGACTGGAGCTGGATCGTCCCGCCGATCTCCGCCTCGGCCACCCCGGTCTTCCACCGCTACTACGACCCGCCCGGCGGCCCGGAGCGGGGTCCCGCGTTCGTGCACAACCCGCGGCGCTGGGACCCGAGCTGA
- a CDS encoding AMP-binding protein, with the protein MRPALLTGETLTECLANHVRASPDAAAVFPGTEERLTARELDEASLRSALALLEHGVGPGSVVGLLLPTDARFLVAFCGVQRTGAACSVLPAPAGFGDESGTARRLARVLRSAGIGHLVLGEAFAGLGKLLLESLPGLVLIDPAAARGGSADALPAVDPRALSVVQFTSGSTSDPKGVQLTQATMAAGLRACVVSGGFSPDDVFMQWVPTFHDMGLIGLFSHLLNGSDVHVFSPIAFLRRPAGLLRYFAEHHGTVITGPNFSYDQILDAATPELIASLDLSAWRLAFNGAEPVSAATTARFTRELAPAGVDPSVMYPVYGMAEATLGISFPQPGEPVRTVYVDRGELAGRGRVVAVAEGARGAKAVVSVGRPVHGLELRLVTEDGRLCGPGELGGIQIAGPAVTSGYYGNPEATAAAFDGRWFRTGDTGFQDDGRLFVTGRTKEMVIVRGQNFFPDDIEAVAREVPGIYRQRCVAFSDTEADGREVVRVVVEADPRAVSADALAAVIGARVEEELDFSDVRVHVVKPRWITRTTSGKWQRALTRQRLSGESAAGPGPDAAPDRR; encoded by the coding sequence TTGCGGCCCGCTCTCCTGACCGGCGAGACCCTGACCGAGTGCCTGGCGAACCACGTCCGGGCCTCCCCCGACGCCGCCGCCGTGTTCCCCGGCACCGAGGAGCGGCTGACCGCCCGTGAGCTGGACGAAGCCTCGTTGCGCAGCGCCCTGGCGCTGCTGGAGCACGGAGTGGGACCCGGATCCGTGGTGGGGCTGCTGCTGCCCACCGACGCGCGCTTCCTGGTGGCCTTCTGCGGTGTGCAGCGAACCGGCGCGGCGTGCTCGGTGCTGCCGGCACCGGCCGGTTTCGGCGACGAGTCGGGGACCGCGCGCCGTCTGGCCCGGGTCCTGCGCAGCGCTGGCATCGGGCACCTGGTGCTCGGCGAGGCATTCGCCGGACTGGGGAAGCTGCTCCTCGAATCGCTGCCCGGTCTGGTGCTGATCGATCCCGCCGCCGCCAGGGGCGGCAGCGCCGACGCCCTTCCCGCCGTGGATCCCCGGGCCCTGTCGGTGGTGCAGTTCACCTCGGGCAGCACCAGCGATCCCAAGGGCGTCCAGCTGACCCAGGCCACCATGGCCGCCGGGCTGCGGGCCTGCGTCGTCTCCGGTGGCTTCAGCCCGGACGACGTCTTCATGCAGTGGGTGCCCACCTTCCACGACATGGGCCTGATCGGGCTGTTCTCGCACCTGCTGAACGGCTCGGACGTGCACGTGTTCAGCCCGATCGCGTTCCTGCGGCGGCCCGCTGGGCTGCTGCGCTACTTCGCCGAGCACCACGGCACGGTGATCACCGGCCCGAACTTCTCCTACGACCAGATCCTGGACGCCGCCACCCCGGAACTGATCGCCTCGCTGGACCTGTCCGCCTGGCGGCTGGCGTTCAACGGGGCGGAACCGGTCAGCGCCGCCACCACCGCCCGGTTCACCCGCGAGCTGGCCCCGGCCGGGGTCGACCCGAGCGTGATGTACCCGGTCTACGGCATGGCCGAGGCGACCTTGGGCATCAGCTTCCCGCAGCCCGGCGAACCGGTCCGCACCGTGTACGTCGACCGGGGTGAACTGGCCGGCCGGGGACGGGTGGTGGCTGTCGCCGAGGGGGCGCGGGGGGCGAAGGCCGTGGTGTCGGTCGGCCGCCCGGTGCACGGCCTGGAGCTGCGGCTGGTGACCGAGGACGGGCGGCTGTGCGGGCCGGGGGAACTGGGCGGGATCCAGATCGCCGGACCGGCCGTCACCAGCGGCTACTACGGCAACCCCGAGGCCACCGCCGCCGCCTTCGACGGCCGCTGGTTCCGCACCGGCGACACCGGCTTCCAGGACGACGGCCGGCTGTTCGTCACCGGCCGGACCAAGGAGATGGTCATCGTCCGCGGCCAGAACTTCTTCCCGGACGACATCGAGGCCGTCGCCCGCGAGGTCCCCGGCATCTACCGGCAGCGGTGCGTGGCCTTCTCCGACACCGAGGCCGACGGCCGCGAGGTGGTGCGGGTCGTGGTCGAGGCCGATCCGCGCGCGGTGAGCGCGGACGCCCTCGCGGCGGTGATCGGCGCCCGGGTCGAGGAGGAGCTGGACTTCTCCGACGTCCGGGTCCATGTCGTCAAGCCGCGCTGGATCACCCGGACCACCAGCGGCAAGTGGCAGCGGGCGCTGACCCGGCAGCGGCTGTCGGGCGAGTCTGCCGCCGGACCCGGGCCGGACGCCGCGCCCGACCGGCGCTGA
- a CDS encoding 4'-phosphopantetheinyl transferase superfamily protein produces MVGCDWAGVEVPERLLGDRERAHAAGLGGPRRVEWVRARLTAKAAVRWATGRADVQLLPAGPHGAPRVLDRSGAAVPVTVSLAHTAETSLCAVAAAGAGPWIGVDLEPVDPRNEVLLPRLLAAGDEAAVPRRGEPGQWATDLVTCKEAALKAYLAPSLRLRDYRLVRRPPGELWVLGPGPGLPDLRLWLRRWPGADGGVRVAALCAPAGGTFGLRRTTPAAVLRALSARPGPVPPRSPFRSPR; encoded by the coding sequence GTGGTGGGCTGCGACTGGGCGGGCGTCGAGGTGCCCGAGCGGCTGCTCGGCGACCGGGAGCGTGCGCACGCGGCCGGGCTCGGCGGTCCGCGCCGGGTGGAGTGGGTCCGCGCCCGGCTGACCGCGAAGGCGGCGGTCCGCTGGGCGACCGGTCGCGCCGACGTCCAGCTGCTCCCGGCCGGACCGCACGGGGCGCCCCGGGTACTCGACCGGTCCGGGGCCGCCGTACCGGTGACCGTGTCGCTGGCGCACACGGCGGAGACCAGCCTGTGCGCGGTCGCGGCGGCCGGGGCCGGTCCGTGGATCGGCGTCGACCTGGAGCCGGTGGACCCACGCAACGAGGTGCTGCTGCCCCGGCTGCTGGCCGCCGGGGACGAGGCGGCGGTGCCCCGCCGGGGGGAGCCCGGGCAGTGGGCCACCGACCTGGTGACCTGCAAGGAGGCGGCGCTCAAGGCGTACCTGGCGCCCTCGCTGCGGCTGCGGGACTACCGGCTGGTCCGCCGCCCGCCGGGAGAGTTGTGGGTCCTTGGGCCCGGACCGGGCCTGCCCGACCTGCGGCTGTGGCTGCGCCGCTGGCCGGGCGCCGACGGCGGGGTGCGCGTCGCCGCGCTGTGCGCCCCGGCCGGGGGCACCTTCGGACTGCGGCGGACCACACCCGCCGCGGTGCTCCGCGCCCTCAGTGCCCGACCGGGTCCGGTGCCGCCCCGGTCGCCGTTCCGGTCGCCGCGGTAG
- a CDS encoding serine hydrolase, translating into MPHTSLPPRRPVRLRTLVALTAGSLALTGVLPAVALAEGRARVTQSAADRLPPVDPTALRQAISGLPNQRVVSAVINITGSAGSWRGASGSADLATGQPASAEARFRIGSVTKVFTAAVVLQLVAEHRVTLDRTIQHYLPGVLPGGIPPITVAELLDHTSGLPGATAGDGEGDPALFVADRFEHPTPAQMVASIDGQPMSFAPGTEQQYNGVNYYLLGMLVEKVTGHSYADEVTERVLRPLRLRDTSVPAPTDYRIQGPHLDGYLSISQNSTAAPVDVTEQSPYPWAEGGMISSAGDLNTLMTALLDGRLLPAAERRDLMTVPDVPYLGTDQCQVNDPGQACFGMGLERATIDGVTLWGKTGSRPGYTDGTFATADLQRVLTYGFTPTDENATYNSLILAIADAALARP; encoded by the coding sequence ATGCCGCACACCTCACTTCCGCCTCGCCGCCCGGTCCGGCTGCGCACCCTGGTCGCGCTGACCGCCGGGTCGCTGGCGCTGACCGGCGTGCTGCCCGCGGTCGCCCTCGCCGAGGGGCGCGCGAGGGTGACGCAGTCCGCCGCCGACCGGCTGCCCCCGGTGGACCCGACCGCCCTGCGGCAGGCGATCAGCGGGCTGCCGAACCAGCGGGTGGTCAGCGCGGTCATCAACATCACCGGCTCGGCGGGCAGTTGGCGGGGCGCCTCGGGCTCGGCCGACCTGGCCACCGGACAACCGGCGTCCGCTGAAGCGCGGTTCCGGATCGGCAGCGTCACCAAGGTCTTCACCGCCGCCGTGGTCCTGCAACTGGTCGCCGAGCACCGGGTGACGCTGGACCGGACCATCCAGCACTACCTGCCCGGTGTGCTGCCGGGCGGCATTCCGCCGATCACCGTCGCCGAACTGCTCGACCACACCAGCGGCCTGCCCGGCGCCACCGCCGGCGACGGCGAGGGCGATCCCGCGCTGTTCGTCGCCGACCGCTTCGAACACCCCACGCCCGCACAGATGGTGGCGTCCATCGACGGTCAGCCGATGAGCTTCGCCCCGGGCACCGAGCAGCAGTACAACGGCGTGAACTACTACCTGCTCGGGATGCTCGTCGAGAAGGTGACCGGACACTCCTACGCCGACGAGGTCACCGAGCGCGTCCTGCGTCCGCTGCGCCTGCGCGACACCAGCGTCCCGGCCCCGACCGACTACCGGATCCAGGGGCCGCACCTGGACGGATATCTGAGTATCAGTCAGAATAGCACCGCGGCACCGGTGGACGTCACCGAGCAGAGCCCGTACCCGTGGGCCGAGGGCGGCATGATCTCGTCCGCCGGGGATCTCAACACGCTGATGACCGCTCTGCTGGACGGCCGCCTGCTGCCGGCGGCCGAACGGCGGGACCTGATGACCGTCCCCGACGTGCCCTACCTGGGCACCGACCAGTGCCAGGTGAACGACCCCGGGCAGGCCTGCTTCGGCATGGGCCTGGAGCGGGCGACCATCGACGGGGTGACCCTCTGGGGCAAGACCGGCTCCCGCCCGGGCTACACCGACGGCACCTTCGCCACCGCCGACCTGCAGCGCGTGCTGACCTACGGCTTCACCCCGACCGACGAGAACGCCACCTACAACAGCCTCATCCTCGCCATCGCCGACGCCGCCCTGGCCAGGCCCTGA
- a CDS encoding cyclopropane-fatty-acyl-phospholipid synthase family protein gives MPSLAPEEARRATNQHYELPPEYFAAFLDTRMKYSSGLYRTPGCTLEQAQTAKLEFVADRLALTGGERLLDIGCGWGSLTLFMAREYGCSVTGVTPSRPQAGYIREQAGAAGIGDLVEVRVGSFSALPMTGGYDAVTMLGSIVHMPDRTEVLRKAHGLLRRGGRLYLSESCFRNAETYREFNDRPGTRHVTETTFGFADMVPFSTLVEATESAGFSLEAMDDLTAHYQRTIEEWERRALLNRERIEAVAPGTAESLLRYLRTANAGWGYTTKHYALTAVKARLSAKALPA, from the coding sequence ATGCCCTCGCTCGCTCCGGAAGAGGCCAGGCGGGCCACCAACCAGCACTACGAACTGCCGCCCGAGTACTTCGCGGCGTTCCTCGACACCCGGATGAAGTACAGCTCGGGCCTCTACCGGACCCCCGGCTGCACCCTGGAGCAGGCACAGACCGCCAAGCTGGAGTTCGTCGCCGACCGGCTCGCGCTGACCGGCGGCGAGCGGCTGCTCGACATCGGCTGCGGCTGGGGCAGCCTGACCCTGTTCATGGCGCGGGAGTACGGCTGCTCCGTCACCGGCGTCACCCCCTCCCGGCCGCAGGCGGGCTACATCCGCGAGCAGGCCGGGGCCGCCGGGATCGGCGACCTGGTCGAGGTCCGGGTCGGCTCGTTCTCCGCCCTGCCGATGACCGGCGGCTACGACGCCGTGACGATGCTCGGCTCCATCGTGCACATGCCGGACCGGACCGAGGTGCTGCGCAAGGCGCACGGCCTGCTCCGGCGAGGGGGACGGCTCTACCTCTCCGAGAGCTGCTTCCGCAACGCGGAGACGTACCGGGAGTTCAACGACCGCCCGGGCACCAGGCACGTCACCGAGACCACCTTCGGCTTCGCCGACATGGTCCCGTTCTCCACGCTGGTCGAGGCGACCGAGAGCGCGGGCTTCAGCCTGGAGGCGATGGACGACCTGACCGCGCACTACCAGCGCACGATCGAGGAGTGGGAACGCCGGGCGCTGCTGAACCGGGAGCGGATCGAGGCCGTGGCCCCGGGCACGGCGGAGTCGCTGCTGCGCTACCTGCGGACGGCCAACGCCGGTTGGGGCTACACCACCAAGCACTACGCGCTGACCGCGGTCAAGGCCCGGCTGTCCGCGAAGGCGCTCCCCGCGTGA
- a CDS encoding STAS domain-containing protein has product MDADPALAVVVLEHGSVAEVLLAGELDVEAAPRLRVAVTQILIDPQVRRIDVDVSLVNFCDSSGLTALIRARVQARGFGVPLCLVRVGPRLRRLLRLTGLWDVLDCTGVEDVP; this is encoded by the coding sequence ATGGACGCCGATCCGGCGCTGGCCGTGGTCGTCCTGGAGCACGGCAGCGTCGCCGAGGTCCTGCTCGCGGGCGAGCTCGACGTGGAGGCGGCCCCGCGACTGCGGGTGGCGGTCACCCAGATCCTGATCGACCCGCAGGTACGGCGGATCGACGTCGACGTGTCCCTGGTGAACTTCTGCGACTCCAGCGGACTGACCGCGCTGATCCGGGCCCGGGTGCAGGCCCGTGGCTTCGGCGTGCCGCTGTGCCTGGTCCGGGTCGGGCCCCGGCTGCGGCGGTTGCTGCGGCTGACCGGACTGTGGGACGTCCTCGACTGCACCGGAGTCGAGGACGTCCCCTAG
- a CDS encoding acyl carrier protein gives MTMSPSFDQSPAADAASVLDEVRGQVAKELGVDLSQVEPDTVLKQLPGSDSVRLLRVVAQVERVYDVEFEDEDIFRVRTPGELADLVLAQLAGGE, from the coding sequence ATGACCATGTCCCCGTCCTTTGACCAGAGCCCCGCCGCCGACGCGGCCTCCGTCCTCGACGAGGTCCGCGGCCAGGTCGCCAAGGAACTCGGCGTCGACCTCTCCCAGGTCGAGCCGGACACCGTGCTCAAGCAACTGCCCGGATCCGACTCGGTCCGGCTGCTGCGGGTCGTCGCCCAGGTGGAACGGGTGTACGACGTCGAGTTCGAGGACGAGGACATCTTCCGGGTGCGCACCCCCGGGGAGCTCGCCGACCTGGTCCTGGCCCAGCTCGCGGGCGGCGAGTGA
- a CDS encoding acyl-ACP desaturase, whose translation MSAPTAGPPTAGSERLPELLPTVEMHALVDQAVTRADERAWTLGDLDWASLRPETLTEVDRSAVRFITLVEDHIPGYLSHFLTAFPVVGAQLELERFGFNREYFRFLVAWAHDEERHASALARYQVEAGMSTREQLLADLAEEGRKAFTLPYEHPVQSFAYTLVQEKATQLFYQRFRETVADPLLRDLLGRLARDEARHFAFYANLVGAYVARDGAAAVPGLKEVIATFRMPLADTMKGYWRWSLRVADATSYDHTEAYEALVRLVRGFADAPGEASVDDLASFVQAVRGVH comes from the coding sequence GTGAGCGCGCCGACCGCGGGGCCGCCGACCGCGGGTTCGGAGCGGCTGCCGGAGCTGCTGCCGACCGTCGAGATGCACGCCCTGGTGGACCAGGCGGTGACCCGCGCCGACGAGCGGGCCTGGACGCTGGGCGACCTGGACTGGGCCTCCCTGCGCCCGGAGACCCTGACCGAGGTCGACCGCTCGGCGGTCCGCTTCATCACCCTGGTCGAGGACCACATCCCCGGCTACCTGTCGCACTTCCTCACCGCCTTCCCGGTCGTCGGCGCGCAGCTGGAGCTGGAGCGGTTCGGCTTCAACCGCGAGTACTTCCGCTTCCTGGTCGCCTGGGCCCACGACGAGGAGCGGCACGCCTCGGCCCTGGCGCGCTACCAGGTCGAGGCGGGGATGAGCACCAGGGAGCAGCTGCTGGCCGACCTGGCGGAGGAGGGCCGCAAGGCCTTCACCCTGCCGTACGAGCATCCGGTGCAGTCCTTCGCGTACACCCTGGTTCAGGAGAAGGCGACCCAGCTCTTCTACCAGCGGTTCCGCGAGACGGTGGCGGATCCGCTGCTCCGCGACCTGCTGGGGCGGCTGGCCCGGGACGAGGCGCGGCACTTCGCCTTCTACGCCAACCTGGTGGGCGCGTACGTGGCCAGGGACGGCGCGGCCGCGGTCCCCGGGCTGAAGGAGGTGATAGCGACGTTCCGGATGCCCCTGGCCGACACCATGAAGGGCTACTGGCGCTGGTCGCTGCGGGTCGCCGACGCGACCTCGTACGACCACACCGAGGCCTACGAGGCCCTGGTCCGGCTGGTCCGGGGGTTCGCGGACGCGCCGGGTGAGGCCTCGGTGGACGACCTGGCTTCCTTCGTCCAGGCCGTACGGGGCGTTCATTGA
- a CDS encoding ferritin-like domain-containing protein produces the protein MTTPHGLDQARDLDAEPLHSYDVFPAYQSASWELSDIPWDDFRPDLVRPEYVAFAMGAVMGESNSIAAQHGFLNEFVDDYDFSAFVCLWGYQELQHHLAFKKWLRLAGTDVGYEQINAMRAPYPPGTTPSATLATNIISEIATNHMYKCVSRVAEEPVIAKIMRRASGDEARHAREFIHYTARRLVGFPHELASVLETFYIYLADPNGRYQHPVSRFKSDLPELEGHVTIDEVFRYFGEVDDGSEWDRVTARLFATLAELTGRPITRLRDIRRALADVPATPGAAS, from the coding sequence ATGACCACACCGCACGGACTCGACCAAGCCCGCGACCTCGACGCCGAACCGCTGCACAGCTACGACGTCTTCCCCGCGTACCAGAGCGCCTCCTGGGAGCTGAGCGACATCCCCTGGGACGACTTCCGCCCCGACCTGGTGCGCCCCGAGTACGTCGCCTTCGCCATGGGCGCGGTGATGGGCGAGTCGAACTCGATCGCCGCACAGCACGGCTTCCTGAACGAGTTCGTCGACGACTACGACTTCTCCGCCTTCGTCTGCCTCTGGGGCTACCAGGAGTTACAGCACCACCTGGCGTTCAAGAAGTGGTTGCGGCTGGCCGGTACGGACGTCGGGTACGAGCAGATCAACGCCATGCGCGCGCCGTACCCGCCGGGGACCACCCCGTCCGCGACGCTGGCCACCAACATCATCTCCGAGATCGCCACCAACCACATGTACAAGTGCGTCAGCCGGGTCGCCGAGGAGCCGGTGATCGCGAAGATCATGCGCCGGGCCAGCGGCGACGAGGCCCGCCACGCCCGCGAGTTCATCCACTACACCGCCCGCCGCCTGGTCGGCTTCCCGCACGAGCTGGCGTCGGTGCTGGAGACCTTCTACATCTACCTGGCCGACCCGAACGGCCGCTACCAGCACCCGGTCAGCCGGTTCAAGAGCGATCTGCCGGAGCTGGAGGGGCACGTCACCATCGACGAGGTCTTCCGCTACTTCGGCGAGGTCGACGACGGCAGCGAATGGGACCGGGTCACCGCCCGGCTGTTCGCCACCCTCGCCGAGCTGACCGGCCGTCCGATCACCCGGCTCCGCGACATCCGGCGCGCTCTGGCCGACGTTCCGGCGACTCCGGGCGCGGCCTCGTGA